One window of Marmota flaviventris isolate mMarFla1 chromosome 5, mMarFla1.hap1, whole genome shotgun sequence genomic DNA carries:
- the Ccdc112 gene encoding coiled-coil domain-containing protein 112 isoform X4 — MMAVLVLRVEFVLFSFKIGSRKLVGLRKQNSYAQQKNLRIRAKIQQQLAKIHNNVKKLQYQLKDVKPTPDFVEKLREMMEEIENAINTFKEEQRLIYEELIKEEKTTNNELNAISRKIDLWALGNSETEKAFRAISSKVPVDKVIPSTLPEEVVDFEKFLQQTGGRQGGWDDYDHQNFVKVRNKHKGKPAFVEEVLEYLPGRTQDEVQQHENWYQKFLALEERKKESIQNWKSKKQQKKEEIFKLKEKVDNIPLPFHNKPDDNQKQKEEQRKKQKLAVEAWKKQKSIEMSMKCASSQLKEEEEKEKKQLKERQRQFKLKLLLESYTQQKKEQEEVLKLEKEIREKAEKADKRKTAADEISRFQERDLHKLELKILDRQAKEDEKAEKQRRMAKLKEKVENNVSRDPSRLYKPTKGWKERTKNIGPTGSGPLLHIPHRAIPTWRQGI, encoded by the exons ATGATGGCTGTTTTAGTACTTCGGGTGGAATTCGTCCTTTTCAGCTTCAAAATTGGAAGCAGAAAGTTAGTCGGACTAAGAAAGCAGAATTCATACGCACAGCAGAAAAATTTAAGAATCA GAGCAAAAATCCAGCAACAATTGGCCAAAATACATAACAATGTGAAGAAACTTCAGTATCAGTTAAAAGATGTGAAGCCTACACCTGATT ttgTTGAAAAACTCAGAGAAATGatggaagaaattgaaaatgcaattaatacttttaaagaagaacaaaggcTTAT atatgAAGAGCttattaaagaagagaaaacaacGAATAATGAGTTGAATGCCATATCAAGAAAAATTGACTTATGGGCTTTGGGTAATTCAGAAACAGAGAAAGCTTTCAGAGCAATCTCAAGCAAAGTTCCTGTAGACAAAGTGATACCAAGTACTCTTCCAGAAGAAGTGGTAGATTTTGAAAAATTCCTTCAGCAAACAGGAGGGCGACAAGGGGGTTGGGATGACTATGATCACCAGAACTTTGTAAAGGTGAGAAACAAACATAAAGGGAAGCCAGCATTTGTGGAAGAAGTTCTTGAATACCTTCCAGGAAGAACACAGGATGAAGTTCAACAGCATGAGAATTGGTATCAAAAATTTCTGGctttagaggaaagaaaaaaagag TCTATTCAGAATTGGAAAAGTAAAAAGCAgcaaaaaaaggaggaaattttcAAGTTAAAAGAAAAGGTAGACAACATACCTTTGCCCTTTCATAATAAACCAGACGATaatcaaaagcaaaaagaagaacaaagaaagaaacagaaattggcAGTTGAAGCttggaaaaaacagaaaagtatagAAATGTCAATGAAATGTGCTTCTTCCCAgttaaaagaagaggaagagaaagagaaaaagcagctGAAAGAACGTCAACGCCAGTTTAAACTAAAATTACTACTAGAAAGTTATACCCAGCAGaagaaagaacaggaagaagTTTTGAAGCTTGAAAAGGAGATaagagaaaaggcagaaaaggCAGATAAAAGGAAAACTGCTGCTGATGAAATTTCCAGGTTTCAAGAAAGA gatttacATAAACTTGAATTGAAAATTCTAGACAGACAGGCAAAGGAAGATgaaaaggcagaaaaacaaagaagaatggcaaaattaaaagaaaag GTTGAAAATAATGTTAGTAGAGATCCCTCTAGGCTTTACAAACCTACCAAAGGTTGGAAAGAACGAACCAAAAATATAGGACCAACAGGCTCTGGGCCACTTCTACATATCCCACATAG gGCTATTCCAACCTGGAGACAAGGAATATAG
- the Ccdc112 gene encoding coiled-coil domain-containing protein 112 isoform X1, producing the protein MAALTTVVAAAAATAVAGAVAGAGAATGTSVGAAPAPQQNDGCFSTSGGIRPFQLQNWKQKVSRTKKAEFIRTAEKFKNQVIIIEKDKHSHFYNQRSDFRIEHSMLEELENKLINSRKTERAKIQQQLAKIHNNVKKLQYQLKDVKPTPDFVEKLREMMEEIENAINTFKEEQRLIYEELIKEEKTTNNELNAISRKIDLWALGNSETEKAFRAISSKVPVDKVIPSTLPEEVVDFEKFLQQTGGRQGGWDDYDHQNFVKVRNKHKGKPAFVEEVLEYLPGRTQDEVQQHENWYQKFLALEERKKESIQNWKSKKQQKKEEIFKLKEKVDNIPLPFHNKPDDNQKQKEEQRKKQKLAVEAWKKQKSIEMSMKCASSQLKEEEEKEKKQLKERQRQFKLKLLLESYTQQKKEQEEVLKLEKEIREKAEKADKRKTAADEISRFQERDLHKLELKILDRQAKEDEKAEKQRRMAKLKEKVENNVSRDPSRLYKPTKGWKERTKNIGPTGSGPLLHIPHRAIPTWRQGI; encoded by the exons AATGATGGCTGTTTTAGTACTTCGGGTGGAATTCGTCCTTTTCAGCTTCAAAATTGGAAGCAGAAAGTTAGTCGGACTAAGAAAGCAGAATTCATACGCACAGCAGAAAAATTTAAGAATCA AGTTATTATCATAGAAAAAGATAAACACAGTCATTtctacaaccagagaagtgactTCAGAATTGAGCATAGTATGCTGGaagaattggaaaataaattgattaacAGCAGGAAAACAGAAA GAGCAAAAATCCAGCAACAATTGGCCAAAATACATAACAATGTGAAGAAACTTCAGTATCAGTTAAAAGATGTGAAGCCTACACCTGATT ttgTTGAAAAACTCAGAGAAATGatggaagaaattgaaaatgcaattaatacttttaaagaagaacaaaggcTTAT atatgAAGAGCttattaaagaagagaaaacaacGAATAATGAGTTGAATGCCATATCAAGAAAAATTGACTTATGGGCTTTGGGTAATTCAGAAACAGAGAAAGCTTTCAGAGCAATCTCAAGCAAAGTTCCTGTAGACAAAGTGATACCAAGTACTCTTCCAGAAGAAGTGGTAGATTTTGAAAAATTCCTTCAGCAAACAGGAGGGCGACAAGGGGGTTGGGATGACTATGATCACCAGAACTTTGTAAAGGTGAGAAACAAACATAAAGGGAAGCCAGCATTTGTGGAAGAAGTTCTTGAATACCTTCCAGGAAGAACACAGGATGAAGTTCAACAGCATGAGAATTGGTATCAAAAATTTCTGGctttagaggaaagaaaaaaagag TCTATTCAGAATTGGAAAAGTAAAAAGCAgcaaaaaaaggaggaaattttcAAGTTAAAAGAAAAGGTAGACAACATACCTTTGCCCTTTCATAATAAACCAGACGATaatcaaaagcaaaaagaagaacaaagaaagaaacagaaattggcAGTTGAAGCttggaaaaaacagaaaagtatagAAATGTCAATGAAATGTGCTTCTTCCCAgttaaaagaagaggaagagaaagagaaaaagcagctGAAAGAACGTCAACGCCAGTTTAAACTAAAATTACTACTAGAAAGTTATACCCAGCAGaagaaagaacaggaagaagTTTTGAAGCTTGAAAAGGAGATaagagaaaaggcagaaaaggCAGATAAAAGGAAAACTGCTGCTGATGAAATTTCCAGGTTTCAAGAAAGA gatttacATAAACTTGAATTGAAAATTCTAGACAGACAGGCAAAGGAAGATgaaaaggcagaaaaacaaagaagaatggcaaaattaaaagaaaag GTTGAAAATAATGTTAGTAGAGATCCCTCTAGGCTTTACAAACCTACCAAAGGTTGGAAAGAACGAACCAAAAATATAGGACCAACAGGCTCTGGGCCACTTCTACATATCCCACATAG gGCTATTCCAACCTGGAGACAAGGAATATAG
- the Ccdc112 gene encoding coiled-coil domain-containing protein 112 isoform X2 has product MAALTTVVAAAAATAVAGAVAGAGAATGTSVGAAPAPQQNDGCFSTSGGIRPFQLQNWKQKVSRTKKAEFIRTAEKFKNQVIIIEKDKHSHFYNQRSDFRIEHSMLEELENKLINSRKTERAKIQQQLAKIHNNVKKLQYQLKDVKPTPDFVEKLREMMEEIENAINTFKEEQRLIYEELIKEEKTTNNELNAISRKIDLWALGNSETEKAFRAISSKVPVDKVIPSTLPEEVVDFEKFLQQTGGRQGGWDDYDHQNFVKVRNKHKGKPAFVEEVLEYLPGRTQDEVQQHENWYQKFLALEERKKESIQNWKSKKQQKKEEIFKLKEKVDNIPLPFHNKPDDNQKQKEEQRKKQKLAVEAWKKQKSIEMSMKCASSQLKEEEEKEKKQLKERQRQFKLKLLLESYTQQKKEQEEVLKLEKEIREKAEKADKRKTAADEISRFQERDLHKLELKILDRQAKEDEKAEKQRRMAKLKEKGYSNLETRNIENVR; this is encoded by the exons AATGATGGCTGTTTTAGTACTTCGGGTGGAATTCGTCCTTTTCAGCTTCAAAATTGGAAGCAGAAAGTTAGTCGGACTAAGAAAGCAGAATTCATACGCACAGCAGAAAAATTTAAGAATCA AGTTATTATCATAGAAAAAGATAAACACAGTCATTtctacaaccagagaagtgactTCAGAATTGAGCATAGTATGCTGGaagaattggaaaataaattgattaacAGCAGGAAAACAGAAA GAGCAAAAATCCAGCAACAATTGGCCAAAATACATAACAATGTGAAGAAACTTCAGTATCAGTTAAAAGATGTGAAGCCTACACCTGATT ttgTTGAAAAACTCAGAGAAATGatggaagaaattgaaaatgcaattaatacttttaaagaagaacaaaggcTTAT atatgAAGAGCttattaaagaagagaaaacaacGAATAATGAGTTGAATGCCATATCAAGAAAAATTGACTTATGGGCTTTGGGTAATTCAGAAACAGAGAAAGCTTTCAGAGCAATCTCAAGCAAAGTTCCTGTAGACAAAGTGATACCAAGTACTCTTCCAGAAGAAGTGGTAGATTTTGAAAAATTCCTTCAGCAAACAGGAGGGCGACAAGGGGGTTGGGATGACTATGATCACCAGAACTTTGTAAAGGTGAGAAACAAACATAAAGGGAAGCCAGCATTTGTGGAAGAAGTTCTTGAATACCTTCCAGGAAGAACACAGGATGAAGTTCAACAGCATGAGAATTGGTATCAAAAATTTCTGGctttagaggaaagaaaaaaagag TCTATTCAGAATTGGAAAAGTAAAAAGCAgcaaaaaaaggaggaaattttcAAGTTAAAAGAAAAGGTAGACAACATACCTTTGCCCTTTCATAATAAACCAGACGATaatcaaaagcaaaaagaagaacaaagaaagaaacagaaattggcAGTTGAAGCttggaaaaaacagaaaagtatagAAATGTCAATGAAATGTGCTTCTTCCCAgttaaaagaagaggaagagaaagagaaaaagcagctGAAAGAACGTCAACGCCAGTTTAAACTAAAATTACTACTAGAAAGTTATACCCAGCAGaagaaagaacaggaagaagTTTTGAAGCTTGAAAAGGAGATaagagaaaaggcagaaaaggCAGATAAAAGGAAAACTGCTGCTGATGAAATTTCCAGGTTTCAAGAAAGA gatttacATAAACTTGAATTGAAAATTCTAGACAGACAGGCAAAGGAAGATgaaaaggcagaaaaacaaagaagaatggcaaaattaaaagaaaag gGCTATTCCAACCTGGAGACAAGGAATATAGAAAATGTGAGATAA
- the Ccdc112 gene encoding coiled-coil domain-containing protein 112 isoform X3, whose protein sequence is MAALTTVVAAAAATAVAGAVAGAGAATGTSVGAAPAPQQNDGCFSTSGGIRPFQLQNWKQKVSRTKKAEFIRTAEKFKNQVIIIEKDKHSHFYNQRSDFRIEHSMLEELENKLINSRKTERAKIQQQLAKIHNNVKKLQYQLKDVKPTPDFVEKLREMMEEIENAINTFKEEQRLIYEELIKEEKTTNNELNAISRKIDLWALGNSETEKAFRAISSKVPVDKVIPSTLPEEVVDFEKFLQQTGGRQGGWDDYDHQNFVKVRNKHKGKPAFVEEVLEYLPGRTQDEVQQHENWYQKFLALEERKKELKEEEEKEKKQLKERQRQFKLKLLLESYTQQKKEQEEVLKLEKEIREKAEKADKRKTAADEISRFQERDLHKLELKILDRQAKEDEKAEKQRRMAKLKEKVENNVSRDPSRLYKPTKGWKERTKNIGPTGSGPLLHIPHRAIPTWRQGI, encoded by the exons AATGATGGCTGTTTTAGTACTTCGGGTGGAATTCGTCCTTTTCAGCTTCAAAATTGGAAGCAGAAAGTTAGTCGGACTAAGAAAGCAGAATTCATACGCACAGCAGAAAAATTTAAGAATCA AGTTATTATCATAGAAAAAGATAAACACAGTCATTtctacaaccagagaagtgactTCAGAATTGAGCATAGTATGCTGGaagaattggaaaataaattgattaacAGCAGGAAAACAGAAA GAGCAAAAATCCAGCAACAATTGGCCAAAATACATAACAATGTGAAGAAACTTCAGTATCAGTTAAAAGATGTGAAGCCTACACCTGATT ttgTTGAAAAACTCAGAGAAATGatggaagaaattgaaaatgcaattaatacttttaaagaagaacaaaggcTTAT atatgAAGAGCttattaaagaagagaaaacaacGAATAATGAGTTGAATGCCATATCAAGAAAAATTGACTTATGGGCTTTGGGTAATTCAGAAACAGAGAAAGCTTTCAGAGCAATCTCAAGCAAAGTTCCTGTAGACAAAGTGATACCAAGTACTCTTCCAGAAGAAGTGGTAGATTTTGAAAAATTCCTTCAGCAAACAGGAGGGCGACAAGGGGGTTGGGATGACTATGATCACCAGAACTTTGTAAAGGTGAGAAACAAACATAAAGGGAAGCCAGCATTTGTGGAAGAAGTTCTTGAATACCTTCCAGGAAGAACACAGGATGAAGTTCAACAGCATGAGAATTGGTATCAAAAATTTCTGGctttagaggaaagaaaaaaagag ttaaaagaagaggaagagaaagagaaaaagcagctGAAAGAACGTCAACGCCAGTTTAAACTAAAATTACTACTAGAAAGTTATACCCAGCAGaagaaagaacaggaagaagTTTTGAAGCTTGAAAAGGAGATaagagaaaaggcagaaaaggCAGATAAAAGGAAAACTGCTGCTGATGAAATTTCCAGGTTTCAAGAAAGA gatttacATAAACTTGAATTGAAAATTCTAGACAGACAGGCAAAGGAAGATgaaaaggcagaaaaacaaagaagaatggcaaaattaaaagaaaag GTTGAAAATAATGTTAGTAGAGATCCCTCTAGGCTTTACAAACCTACCAAAGGTTGGAAAGAACGAACCAAAAATATAGGACCAACAGGCTCTGGGCCACTTCTACATATCCCACATAG gGCTATTCCAACCTGGAGACAAGGAATATAG